In one Tessaracoccus palaemonis genomic region, the following are encoded:
- a CDS encoding M14 family zinc carboxypeptidase, with amino-acid sequence MTRTRHAVAAALLALAMAGGPLVAAPAAASPVLTAPAKAAALPKTVGYRIATAELHLWKASSGKAYARIIRKGSTVRHTGVREHGRLQIVLNRKVYWVTFKYTKKAQWVSRVKVGESVKGRTIYAYQVGDPDASKVAVVIGQFHGEEKAGVDTARALMADSRTVEGISLWVIPTVNPDGYASGTRANARGVDLNRNWGHKWVKTAKGRYYSGPKAFSEPESKALKAFLADVDPRYVVGIHQPLYGVDSDGVKNTALQKRLIRYLKLPSKAFTCRTGCRGTMTQWVNHTLDGAAITVEYGSSPSKKYVTGTARDGLVKALGGHY; translated from the coding sequence ATGACCCGCACCCGACACGCGGTCGCCGCAGCGCTGCTCGCCCTGGCCATGGCGGGCGGGCCGCTCGTCGCGGCGCCCGCAGCCGCCTCGCCCGTCCTCACCGCACCGGCCAAGGCGGCCGCGCTGCCGAAGACCGTCGGCTACCGCATCGCCACCGCCGAGCTGCACCTGTGGAAGGCGAGCTCGGGCAAGGCCTACGCCCGCATCATCAGGAAGGGCAGCACGGTCCGGCACACGGGCGTCCGCGAGCACGGACGCCTGCAGATCGTGCTGAACAGGAAGGTCTACTGGGTGACCTTCAAGTACACGAAGAAGGCCCAGTGGGTCTCGCGTGTGAAGGTCGGCGAGTCCGTCAAGGGGCGGACGATCTACGCCTACCAGGTGGGGGACCCCGACGCGTCCAAGGTCGCCGTCGTCATCGGCCAGTTCCACGGAGAGGAGAAGGCGGGCGTCGACACCGCCAGGGCGCTGATGGCCGACTCCCGCACCGTCGAGGGCATCTCGTTGTGGGTGATCCCGACGGTGAACCCCGACGGCTATGCGTCCGGGACAAGGGCGAATGCCCGCGGTGTCGACCTCAACCGCAACTGGGGCCACAAGTGGGTCAAGACGGCGAAGGGTCGCTACTACTCGGGACCGAAGGCGTTCTCGGAGCCGGAGTCGAAGGCGCTGAAGGCGTTCCTCGCCGACGTCGACCCCCGCTACGTCGTCGGCATCCACCAGCCGCTCTACGGCGTCGACAGCGACGGCGTGAAGAACACGGCCCTGCAGAAGCGGCTGATCAGGTACCTGAAGCTGCCCTCGAAGGCGTTCACCTGCCGCACCGGGTGCCGCGGCACCATGACCCAGTGGGTCAACCACACCCTCGACGGGGCCGCGATCACGGTCGAGTACGGCTCCTCGCCGTCGAAGAAGTACGTGACGGGCACCGCCCGCGACGGCCTCGTCAAGGCCCTGGGCGGCCACTACTGA
- a CDS encoding pyrimidine dimer DNA glycosylase/endonuclease V, which produces MRLWSLHPRLLDRQGLTACWREALLAQAVLAGRTRGYRNHPQLDRFRATADPIAAVGGYLAAVADEAESRGYRFDRTRIDAPGGYGGSVADGGSVADGGSVAHDGTIPVTDGQLSFEWRHLAAKLAVRSPAWLPDPGPGTPSHHPLFHVVAGPVEPWERV; this is translated from the coding sequence ATGCGCCTGTGGTCCCTTCACCCCCGGCTCCTCGACAGGCAGGGGCTGACCGCGTGCTGGCGTGAGGCGCTGCTGGCGCAGGCCGTCCTGGCCGGCCGGACCCGCGGCTACCGCAACCATCCCCAGCTGGATCGCTTCCGGGCAACCGCCGACCCGATCGCTGCGGTCGGCGGCTACCTCGCGGCGGTCGCCGATGAGGCTGAGTCCCGCGGCTATCGCTTCGACAGGACCAGGATCGATGCGCCGGGTGGGTATGGCGGTTCGGTCGCGGACGGCGGTTCGGTCGCGGACGGCGGTTCGGTCGCGCACGACGGGACCATACCCGTCACCGACGGCCAGCTGTCGTTCGAGTGGCGGCACCTTGCCGCGAAGCTGGCGGTCCGGTCCCCCGCCTGGTTGCCGGATCCCGGCCCGGGGACGCCGTCCCACCATCCGCTGTTCCACGTCGTCGCTGGCCCCGTCGAACCGTGGGAACGGGTGTGA
- a CDS encoding DUF2249 domain-containing protein: MTDLNLLAQSTCGCGAHDESLPELDARAIPHAIRHAAILGVVDSVRTGSGFVLIAPHDPQPLLTQIKDRHGSGITVEYLQRGPEAWRLKLSRA, encoded by the coding sequence GTGACTGATCTGAACCTCCTCGCACAGTCCACCTGCGGCTGCGGTGCGCACGACGAGTCGTTGCCCGAGCTTGACGCCCGGGCGATCCCGCACGCCATCCGTCATGCGGCGATCCTCGGGGTGGTCGACTCGGTGCGCACCGGCTCCGGGTTCGTGCTGATCGCCCCGCATGACCCGCAACCGCTGCTCACCCAGATCAAGGATCGCCACGGCTCCGGCATCACGGTCGAGTACCTGCAGCGCGGCCCGGAGGCCTGGCGACTGAAGCTGTCGCGGGCCTGA
- a CDS encoding multicopper oxidase domain-containing protein: MRRGRSWRDYAVVAWFVAAVAVAIAHRWIPESTWLLVHLVALGAITHSIMVWSAHFSSALLKSRADDATRRLTDIRLGALGVGSLLVLVGVPTAVWPMVVVGACIVSVAVGWHAAVLVHDLRRALPGRFRICVRYYVAAALCLPVGAGFGATLAFGLDDAWHARFLVAHTMVMLLGWVGLTVVGTLVTFWPTVLRTRMDDRAEALARQALPILLVALGVIVAGSLVGLRVVAAVGILGYAAGLVWFGRCLVAPARRQPPREFASASIGAGALWACVALLMTAWHVAFSDDLQLADGYPLLAAVWVVGFLLHLLTGALSYLIPSVLGGGPRVVRAGAAWFDRWATARLVITNGGLLLWLLPLTSWARVTVSVVVLAAFAVFIPLLIAGTRASVAERRRAARGEPATGPTERPAALTGNGLIAGIAALSLALTLGFGLDPQAVGGTTTSAQVPATGRIVEVDVTAHDMQFTPSSVEVNAGDRLVIHLTNTDPTNVHDLSIAGQRTPRLAEGETADLDLGVIGASEQGWCTVVGHRQMGMTFDIVVNGTTAIASATPDDHATMDHGATADDGATIGSVVDPTAPALGDGDVHRYEFRVTEVPLEVAPGLWQTRWTFNGNGVGPVLRGRVGDTFEITLINDGSMGHSIDFHAGDIAPDDPMRTIAPGESLVYTFTANRAGVWMYHCSTAPMSSHISAGMHGAVIIEPEEGLADVDREYVVVQSEVYGQLADSADGATEVDAAAVATGDPARVVFNGIANQYDQEPFVAKVGETVRFFVLDAGPSRAMSFHIVGGQFDTVYREGAYLLRDGTDAFGTTGGGGQALALQPAEGGFVELTFTEAGHYPVVSHVMIDAERGAHGVVEVTG, translated from the coding sequence ATGAGGCGCGGCCGCTCGTGGCGTGACTACGCCGTCGTCGCCTGGTTCGTCGCGGCGGTCGCCGTCGCGATCGCCCACCGCTGGATCCCCGAGTCGACCTGGCTTCTCGTGCACCTGGTCGCGCTCGGGGCCATCACGCACTCCATCATGGTGTGGAGCGCCCACTTCTCCTCGGCGCTGCTGAAGTCCCGCGCCGACGACGCGACGAGGCGGCTCACCGACATCCGGCTCGGCGCGCTGGGCGTCGGGTCCCTGCTGGTCCTGGTCGGCGTGCCGACGGCGGTGTGGCCGATGGTCGTCGTCGGGGCGTGCATCGTCTCCGTGGCCGTCGGCTGGCACGCGGCGGTGCTCGTCCACGACCTACGCCGTGCTCTGCCAGGTCGCTTCCGGATCTGCGTGCGCTACTACGTCGCCGCGGCGCTGTGCCTGCCGGTTGGCGCCGGGTTCGGCGCGACGCTGGCCTTCGGGCTCGACGATGCCTGGCACGCCCGGTTCCTCGTCGCCCACACCATGGTGATGCTGCTCGGCTGGGTCGGGCTGACGGTCGTGGGCACTCTCGTCACGTTCTGGCCGACGGTGCTGCGGACCCGGATGGACGACCGCGCGGAGGCTCTCGCCCGGCAGGCGCTCCCGATCCTGCTGGTTGCCCTCGGCGTCATCGTGGCCGGTTCGCTCGTCGGGCTCCGCGTCGTCGCGGCCGTCGGGATCCTCGGCTACGCGGCGGGACTCGTCTGGTTCGGTCGCTGCCTCGTCGCGCCGGCCCGCCGCCAGCCCCCGCGGGAGTTCGCCTCGGCATCCATCGGCGCCGGTGCCCTCTGGGCCTGCGTCGCGCTCCTCATGACGGCCTGGCACGTGGCCTTCTCCGACGACCTCCAGCTCGCCGACGGCTACCCGCTGCTGGCGGCCGTGTGGGTCGTCGGATTCCTGCTGCACCTCCTCACCGGGGCCCTGTCCTACCTCATCCCCTCCGTGCTCGGCGGCGGCCCGCGCGTCGTCCGGGCCGGCGCGGCCTGGTTCGACCGCTGGGCGACGGCGCGGCTCGTGATCACCAACGGCGGGCTGCTCCTGTGGCTGCTCCCGCTGACCAGCTGGGCGCGCGTCACCGTCTCCGTGGTGGTGCTCGCGGCCTTCGCGGTGTTCATCCCGCTGCTGATCGCCGGGACCCGGGCGTCGGTCGCTGAGCGCCGTAGGGCCGCCCGCGGGGAACCGGCCACGGGTCCCACGGAGCGACCCGCCGCGCTGACCGGCAACGGGCTCATCGCGGGCATCGCCGCACTCTCCCTGGCGCTGACGCTCGGCTTCGGCCTCGACCCGCAGGCCGTCGGCGGGACGACGACCTCGGCGCAGGTCCCCGCGACGGGCCGCATCGTCGAGGTGGACGTCACCGCCCACGACATGCAGTTCACGCCCAGCAGCGTCGAGGTCAACGCGGGCGACCGCCTCGTCATCCACCTCACCAACACCGACCCCACGAACGTGCACGACCTGTCCATCGCCGGCCAGCGGACCCCGCGGCTCGCCGAGGGGGAGACCGCCGACCTCGACCTCGGGGTCATCGGCGCGAGCGAGCAGGGCTGGTGCACCGTCGTCGGCCACCGACAGATGGGCATGACCTTCGACATCGTCGTCAACGGCACGACCGCGATCGCGTCTGCGACTCCCGACGACCACGCGACCATGGACCACGGCGCGACGGCCGACGACGGCGCGACCATCGGCTCCGTCGTCGACCCGACGGCCCCCGCGCTCGGCGACGGCGACGTGCACCGCTACGAGTTCCGCGTAACCGAGGTGCCGCTCGAGGTGGCGCCGGGCCTGTGGCAGACCCGGTGGACGTTCAACGGCAACGGCGTCGGGCCGGTGCTGCGGGGGCGGGTGGGCGACACGTTCGAGATCACGCTGATCAACGACGGGTCGATGGGCCACTCGATCGACTTCCACGCCGGCGACATCGCGCCCGACGACCCCATGCGCACCATCGCGCCGGGGGAGAGCCTCGTCTACACCTTCACCGCGAACCGGGCGGGGGTGTGGATGTACCACTGCTCGACCGCCCCGATGAGCTCCCACATCTCCGCGGGCATGCACGGCGCGGTCATCATCGAGCCGGAGGAGGGCCTTGCCGACGTCGACAGGGAGTACGTCGTCGTGCAGTCCGAGGTGTACGGCCAGCTCGCCGACAGCGCCGACGGGGCCACCGAGGTGGACGCCGCCGCGGTCGCCACGGGCGACCCGGCCAGGGTGGTGTTCAACGGCATCGCCAACCAGTACGACCAGGAGCCGTTCGTCGCGAAGGTCGGGGAGACGGTCCGCTTCTTCGTGCTGGACGCCGGCCCCAGCCGGGCCATGAGCTTCCACATCGTCGGCGGCCAGTTCGACACCGTCTACCGCGAGGGCGCCTACCTCCTACGCGACGGCACCGACGCGTTCGGCACCACCGGAGGCGGCGGCCAGGCGCTGGCCCTGCAGCCGGCCGAGGGCGGGTTCGTCGAACTCACCTTCACCGAGGCCGGTCACTACCCCGTCGTCAGCCACGTGATGATCGACGCCGAGCGCGGGGCGCACGGCGTCGTCGAGGTGACCGGGTAG